From the genome of Phycisphaerae bacterium:
GATCCGATCGCTGGTGGCGACCGTCGAACAGAAGCTGGGCCGCTTGGATGTCCTGATCAACAACGCCGGCGTCACCCACTCCGGTCCGCTCCAGGACACGCCGACCGACCGCTTCGACCACCTGATGGCGGTCAACGTCCGCGGCCCGTTCATCCTCATCCGCGAGGCTCTCCCGCTGCTGTGCCAAAGCGACTGCGGCATCATCGTCAACGTCTCTTCCGTCGTCGGCGTCAAGGGGTATCCCTACCAGTCCGCCTATACCGCTTCCAAGCACGCCCTGCGCGGGATGTCGATCGCCCTGGCTGAGGAACTTCGAGCCGAAAAACGCAACGTCCGCGTCCACGTGATCTGCCCGGGCGGCGTCGATACCGAAATGGTCTCCCGCGTCCGACCGGACATCGACAAGCAGGACCTGATCCGCCCGGAGGAGATCGCCGAACTGATCCGGTATCTGGTGACCCACGAGGGCAACGCCGTGGTCGATGAACTCCACATCCGCCGGGCCACCTCGTCACCGTGGTTCTGAGAACCATCACGCAAGGAACTGCCATGCACACCGACCAAGGTGCGTTCGTTCCCCAAACAGACCTCTCCGAACATCTCAGTACAGGCAAGCTGATGGACGCCTGGTATCTGCTGGCCAACCGCGACGTGGCCTTGCTCGTCGATACCGTCAAGCCGCGCATCCTGCGGCTCTTCACCTTCGGACGCTTCGGCACGTTCCAGCAGCTCGTCTACGACACCAACGGCCACGAAGAGGATCTCGGTATCTGGGGCATCGTGCCGACCTATCACGCCGACGGTCGCCGCTTTACGCCATTCCTGCACCGACCGTGCGTCTACGAAGACAACGGGCCCCAAGAGCTGATCTTCGACGAGAAAAACCGCCGCATCGACATGCGGGGCATTCGCTGCTTCGATCAGGACGGCCGGCAGGGGGGGCTGATCAACCTGCGGATCGCCCTGTCCGACGCGACACTGAAGGTCGAAGTGGACTACCCGCCGCAGGCCCAGCGGACGGAACTGGTCAGCCTCTGGTATCCCCTCTATACCGACTTCCGCAGCCAGGACGGCAAGCTCCGGCCCGTGGAGTTTTTCCAGTACGGATTTCATGGCTACTATCCGGATCGTTTCGATCAGGTGGTGGGCGCCAGGCTGCAACTGCTTGACCGCTACGGCCGGATGCCCAGCCTGCGGGTCGACGCGGGCGACAACCAGTGCCGGCTGATCTCCCACACCGACAAACAGCGTCATTCGGCCTTCCGCCTTCAGGTCTCGATTGAGGGTGATGGCCGGCCCGACGCCGTCACCTTCCAGTTCGTGCCCAATCCGGTCACCATCCAACTCAAACCCTACTACCGCGCCGGCGGCAAGGAACGCGTCGCTGTCCTCAGCCGCGAGAAACCCGCCGTGACGATCGACGAAAAACCGGTGCCCGTCCGAAGCGGCAGCAGGGGAGTTTGGACCATCAGGGTCGCTCCCGCCGCCGGCAAGCACCAGATCGTCGCCCGCACCGACCGCGGCCAATCCCAGCGGACCTTCGCCGCTCTCGACGACCCGCGGCCCGCCCTGGTCAAAATGGGCCGCGCCTCCGCCGCATTGCCCTGGCCCGCCGGTCCGCTCAAGAACATCATGCCCTATTTCTATCACCTCGACTTCCTGACTCCCGCCGGCCGTGGTGAAGGCATCGATATGGCCTGCGGCTACGGTCCTCACGCCCTGCGGGCCTACTGCATCCAGGTCACCGCGGCCTTGGTCGACCGCGACCGCACCCTCCTTGACCGTTGCTTTGCCAGCCTCCGGACCCTCATCCGAAAGGCCCACTGTTGCGACAACGGCGACCTGATCCTGCCGCATGGCCTGGACTTCGCCGGCCAGCCCACGCTGATCGAGTCCTCGCGGCCCTCCGATGCCTGCCTGATGGTCCGCGCCATGCTCTACGCCCACCATGGGTTCCGTCATTTCGACGACCGCAAAAACGCCGCCCGGTGCCTCGACTACGCCTGGCGCTTCGCCCACGTCCTGACCCGCATGCAACAGCCCGACGGGAGCTTCTGGCCGCGCTATCGCTATCCGACGCTCGAACCGGTCGGCAGCGAACCGATGGGCACCGTCAATAACTGGGCCATCCAGCTCTGGGAACTCGCCCGTCTTCTCGACGCTGATCATCCCGACCACGCCGCCTGCCTGCGCGACATCTGCCTGCGGCACGTCGACTTCCTGCTCGAAAGGAAACACCCGTCGCTGCTTAAAATCGCCGGCGGCGGCGAGGACCCGCCCAACTACATGGACGCCCTGGCCACCGCCTCGCTGTTCCTGCTCATCCAGTATGAAGCGACCAAAGACCCGCGCTACGCCGAATGGGCCAGGCAGGCCTTCACCATGGCCGCACTGAGCACCAACCTCTTCATCGATCAGCCGCACAACTTCTTCCATGCCTCTTGCGGCTTTTTGCCCCCGTTCTACGATCAGCCGCCGTTGCCCTGCAAGGGCGGTATGCACGACCTGACGCTCCTGGAGGCCGGCTGGTATCTCTACGAATACCTGGGCTTCCGGTTCGGACGCGACGTGGC
Proteins encoded in this window:
- a CDS encoding SDR family oxidoreductase, which translates into the protein MANRLFGKVVLVTGASRGIGRATATALAADGATVVLAARAVDELARTAEAVRQAGGEALTVPVELTDEASIRSLVATVEQKLGRLDVLINNAGVTHSGPLQDTPTDRFDHLMAVNVRGPFILIREALPLLCQSDCGIIVNVSSVVGVKGYPYQSAYTASKHALRGMSIALAEELRAEKRNVRVHVICPGGVDTEMVSRVRPDIDKQDLIRPEEIAELIRYLVTHEGNAVVDELHIRRATSSPWF